Proteins co-encoded in one Plasmodium sp. gorilla clade G2 genome assembly, chromosome: 9 genomic window:
- a CDS encoding merozoite surface protein 1, with protein sequence MKVIFFLFSFLFFIINTRCVTHQSYQELVKKLEALEDAVLTGYNIFQKEKMVLKKGSNGSDDSNNSNAKPYNDLKNRVQNYLLTIYKLNYPQLLELANHMMTLSNSEDGLQYLIDGYEEINELLYKLNFYYDLLRAKLNDACANDICQVPFNLKIRPKELDMLRKVVFGYRKPLDNIKDDITKMEAYIEKNRKTVENINKLIEDTKKTIDENKNAKTNEDEKKKKFYQAQYDLFIYNKQLEEAHNLISVLAKRIETLKKNEKISPLLEKINEIKKPTPPNSGSTQNDLSEEKKKEVEKHEEEIKEIAKTIKFDIDSLFTDPLESEYYLREKSKNIDIGAKVETNVVVEKNEYPNGVTYPLSYSDVSNSLNELNETFGDLINPDDYTKEPSKNIFTNKDEREKFITKLKEKIALEEKSIDSVKESYDKGSESFKETKEKYEKLLNEFYDSKYNNNVDKTKFGDMMSARYSYNVKKHEYYNTFASCENSKHNLEKLKKALKYMEDYSLRNMVAEKELNYYKDLKNKIKDEIKKLVENIKKDEQEVFQKKVTKGDSTTNEKILEVSDIVKLQVQKVLLMKKIDELKKTQLVLKNVELKHNIHVPNSYKPEKMQEPYYLIVLKKEIDKLKVFIPKVESLIAAESVKTAGQTEEPSDTSESSNTGETSVQTTVHTEQAGASGETASATESKSQLISTPTSAPEGSTTISTSTSAEIESGSQPATTSASTEVTTPASTPVTTKPASESVNDKTENVSKLDYLKKLYEFLNTSYICHKYILVSHSSMNETILKQYEITNDEEKKLSSCDPLDLLFNIQNNIPVMYSMFDSLNNTLPQLLMEIYEKEMVYNLHKLKDNEKVKNLLNKEMEPVPKPVETAANSSSQSSPSTDSSTKEVKASDDTSSSPTLNNNLKGLASLLNLGERKNIYEKLIEDQKDSENFYDKILKDNDTFDNESFKKFVKSKADDINTLTEEKVKKLEEEIKKLKETLQLSFDLYNKYKLKLERLFDKKKTVGQYKMQIKKLTLLKERLESKLNSLNNPNHVLQNFSVFFNKKREAEKTETANTLENTKMLLKHYKGLVKYYSGESSPLKTLSEASIQTEDNYASLENFRVLSKLEGKLKDNLNLEKEKLSFLSSGLQHLIAELKEVIKTKTYTGKSPSENNKDVKTALESYKSFLPEEKKVVTTVSESAVTTSEGNQANQQQSTGEGSESTTPVKLENFDDEEDSLIVVPIFGESEEDYDDLDQIVTGEAVTPVYDNILSEIKNEYDVLYLKPLAGVYRSLRKQLENNVMTFNVNVKDILNSRFNKRENFKNVLESDLLLYKDLTSSNYVIKDPYKYLNAEKRDKLLKSYNYIKDSIEKDINFANDVTKYYKILSDKYNKDLDSIKEYIKKKQDEDEQYKKKKKEEEQKKEKPNEGEIKGENEKYLPFLNNIETLYKTIKDKIDVYVIHLNARVLNYAYEKSDAEVKIRKLNNLKTIHEKLEEYKKANKLDGISDLSSDKNSELLKKFIQDGLVDESLAKTILSNLLDGNFQDMLNISQHQCLNTTCPDNSGCFRHSNGTEECKCFLNFKQEGDKCVQNPNATCGENNGGCDDDATCSQNVDTKEITCKCNNPNSYPLYSGIFCSSSNFLGISFLLVLMLILYSFI encoded by the coding sequence ATGAAGgtcatattctttttattctcatttcttttttttattataaatacaagATGTGTAACACATCAAAGTTATCAAGAACTTGTTAAAAAACTAGAAGCTTTAGAAGATGCAGTATTAACaggttataatatatttcaaaaggaaaaaatggTCTTAAAGAAAGGATCAAATGGTTCAGATGATTCAAATAATTCAAATGCTAAACCTTAcaatgatttaaaaaatagaGTACAAAATTACTTGTTAACTATTTATAAACTTAATTATCCTCAACTTTTAGAATTAGCAAATCATATGATGACTTTATCTAATAGCGAAGATGGTTTGCAATATTTAATTGATGGATATGAAGAAattaatgaattattatataaattaaacttttattatgatttattaaGAGCCAAATTAAATGATGCATGTGCCAATGATATTTGTCAAGTACCTTTCAATCTTAAAATTCGTCCAAAAGAATTAGATATGCTTAGAAAAGTTGTCTTTGGATATAGAAAACCATTAGACAATATTAAAGatgatataacaaaaatgGAAGCTtacattgaaaaaaatagaaaaaccgtagaaaatataaataaattaattgaaGACACTAAGAAAACAATTGATGAAAATAAGAATGCAAAGACAaatgaagatgaaaaaaaaaaaaaattttaccAAGCTCAATATgatctttttatttacaataaACAATTAGAAGAAGCACATAATTTAATAAGTGTTTTAGCAAAACGTATTgaaactttaaaaaaaaatgaaaagataaGTCCTTTGCTTGAAAAGataaatgaaattaaaaaaccCACCCCTCCCAATTCTGGTAGTACACAAAATGATCTCTCTGAagagaagaaaaaagaagTCGAGAAGcatgaagaagaaataaaagaaatcgCAAAGACCATCAAATTCGATATTGATAGTTTATTTACTGACCCACTCGAATCtgaatattatttaagagaaaaaagtaaaaatattgatatagGTGCAAAGGTTGAAACGAATGTAGTAGTTGAAAAGAATGAATATCCAAACGGAGTTACTTATCCTTTATCATATAGCGATGTGAGCAATTcattaaatgaattaaatgaaaCATTTGGTGATTTAATTAATCCAGATGATTATACAAAAGAACcaagtaaaaatatatttacgaATAAAGATGAAAGAGAAAAATTTATAACTAAACTTAAGGAGAAAATTGCATTAGAAGAAAAAAGTATTGATTCTGTTAAAGAATCTTACGATAAAGGATCCGAATCTTTTAAggaaacaaaagaaaaatatgaaaaattactTAATGAGTTTTATGatagtaaatataataataatgtagatAAAACGAAATTCGGTGATATGATGAGTGCGagatattcatataatgttAAGAAACATGAATACTATAATACTTTTGCATCCTGTGAAAATTCTAAACATAATCTTGAAAAGTTAAAAAAAGCTCTTAAATATATGGAAGATTATTCTTTAAGAAATATGGTAGCTGAAAAggaattaaattattataaagatttaaaaaacaaaataaaagatgaaattaaaaaattagttgaaaatattaaaaaagatgaacaagaagtttttcaaaaaaaagtaaCAAAAGGAGATAGTACAACCAATGAAAAAATTTTGGAAGTATCTGACATTGTAAAATTACAAGTTCAAAAAGTtttattaatgaaaaaaattgatgaattaaaaaagacTCAATtggttttaaaaaatgtagaaTTAAAACATAACATACATGTTCCCAATTCTTACAAACCAGAAAAAATGCAAGAaccttattatttaattgtattaaaaaaagaaattgataaattaaaagtGTTCATACCTAAGGTAGAATCATTGATAGCTGCAGAAAGTGTTAAAACTGCTGGACAAACAGAAGAACCTTCGGACACTTCTGAATCATCAAACACTGGGGAAACAAGTGTACAAACAACTGTACACACTGAACAAGCAGGAGCTTCAGGAGAAACAGCATCAGCGACAGAATCAAAATCACAATTAATATCAACACCAACATCAGCACCAGAAGGTTCAACAACAATATCAACATCAACATCAGCAGAAATAGAATCAGGATCACAACCAGCAACAACATCAGCATCAACAGAAGTAACAACACCAGCATCAACACCAGTAACAACAAAACCAGCATCAGAATCAGTAAATGATAAAACTGAAAATGTTTCTAAATTAGATTatcttaaaaaattatatgaatttttaaatacttcatatatatgtcacaaatatattttggtATCACACTCATCTATGAACGAAACTATATTAAAACAATATGAGATTACAAACgatgaagaaaagaaattaagTTCATGCGATCCATTAGACTTATTgtttaatatacaaaataacaTACCTGTAATGTATTCTATGTTTGATAGCTTAAACAATACTTTACCACAACTACTTATGGAAatttatgaaaaagaaatggTTTATAATTTACATAAACTTAAGGATAATGAAAAggttaaaaatttattaaataaagaaatggAACCAGTACCTAAACCTGTAGAAACTGCTGCAAATTCATCATCACAATCCTCACCTTCAACAGATTCAAGTACCAAAGAAGTAAAGGCAAGCGATGATACATCATCTTCTCCAActttgaataataatttaaaaggaCTTGCAAGTTTATTGAATCTtggagaaagaaaaaatatatatgaaaaattaatagaAGATCAAAAAGATAGTgaaaatttttatgataaaatattaaaagataatGATACATTTGATAAtgaatcatttaaaaaatttgtaaAATCTAAAGCTgatgatattaatacattGACTGAAGAAAAGGTAAAGAAGTTAGAAGAAGAAATtaagaaattaaaagaaactTTACAGTTATcatttgatttatataataaatataaattaaaattagaaagattatttgataaaaaaaaaacagttGGTCAATATAAAATGCAAATTAAAAAACTTactttattaaaagaaagatTAGAATCAAAATTGAATTCACTTAATAACCCAAATCATGTATTACAAAACTTTTCTGTTTTctttaacaaaaaaagagAAGCTGAAAAAACAGAAACTGCAAACACATTAGAAAACACAAAAATGTTATTGAAACATTATAAAGGACTTGTTAAATATTATAGTGGTGAATCATCTCCATTAAAAACTTTAAGTGAAGCATCAATTCAAACAGAAGATAATTATGCAAGTTTAGAAAACTTTAGAGTATTAAGTAAATTAGAAGGAAAATTAAaggataatttaaatttagaaaaggaaaaattatCATTCTTATCAAGTGGATTACAACATTTAATTGCTGAATTAAAAGAAGTAATAAAAACTAAAACTTATACAGGTAAATCTCCaagtgaaaataataaagacgTTAAAACTGCATTAGAATCTTACAAAAGTTTTCTCCCAGAAGAAAAAAAGGTTGTAACAACTGTAAGTGAAAGTGCAGTCACCACATCAGAAGGAAATCAAGCAAACCAACAACAATCAACTGGTGAAGGATCAGAATCAACAACACCAGTAAAATTAGAAAATTtcgatgatgaagaagactCCTTAATTGTCGTACCAATTTTTGGAGAATCCGAAGAAGATTATGATGATTTAGATCAAATAGTAACAGGAGAAGCAGTAACTCCtgtatatgataatattctttctgaaattaaaaatgaatatgacgttttatatttaaaacctTTAGCTGGTGTTTATAGAAGTTTAAGAAAACAATTAGAAAATAATGTTATGACATTTAATGTTAATGTTAAGGATATTCTAAATTCCCGATTTAATAAACgtgaaaattttaaaaatgttttaGAATCAGATTTACTTCTATATAAAGATTTAACATCAAGTAATTATGTTATCAAAGATCCATATAAATATCTTAATGCAGAAAAGAGAGATAAACTCTTAAAaagttataattatattaaagatTCTATAGAGAAGGATATAAATTTTGCAAATGATGTTactaaatattataaaatattatcagataaatataataaagatttaGATTcaattaaagaatatatcaaaaaaaaacaagatgaagatgaacaatataaaaaaaaaaagaaggaagaagaacaaaagaaagaaaagcCAAATGAAGGAGAAATAAAGGGTGAAAATGAGAAATACCTTCCCTTTTTAAACAATATTGAGAccttatataaaacaattaaAGATAAAATTGATGTATATGTAATTCACTTAAACGCAAGAGTTCTAAATTATGCATATGAGAAATCAGACGCAGAAGttaaaataagaaaactTAATAATCTAAAAACAATTCACGAAAAATtggaagaatataaaaaagctAACAAATTAGATGGAATAAGTGATTTATCATCTGATAAAAATAGTGAATTATTGAAAAAGTTCATTCAAGATGGTTTAGTTGATGAAAGTCTTGCTAAGACCATTTTATCCAATTTACTTGATGGAAACTTTCAAGATATGTTAAACATTTCACAACACCAATGTTTAAATACTACATGCCCTGATAATTCAGGATGTTTCAGACATTCAAATGGTACTGAAGAATGTAAATGTTTCTTAAATTTCAAACAAGAAGGTGATAAATGTGTTCAAAATCCAAATGCTACTTGTGGTGAAAATAATGGTGGATGTGATGACGATGCCACATGTTCTCAAAATGTAGATACTAAAGAAATTACTTGTAAATGTAATAACCCCAATTCTTATCCACTTTATAGTGGTATTTTCTGCAGTTCCTCCAACTTCTTAGGAATATCATTCTTATTAGTACTCATGTTAATCTTATACAgcttcatttaa
- a CDS encoding procollagen lysine 5-dioxygenase, putative, which yields MSKDEKIIIEVLKEKIEKTKLHVLTFATHEQGYFKTLKESCKILNIDLKVLGMGIKWKGFIEKLIKVKEYLKLCNDKDIILFVDGFDTFFVQPANVIIERYLMNYDNFFVCTSEGAYSSNILFLRIIEKMHLVFHNSIFKYNDHMEWDSLHIKEKYKDFNFFHNNLNLLNSGGWISNVFLAKKVLQYIPSFIDNDQVFLTNLYLDCNYLLKLQEKQSLNDTHSKSDLNFNAQNNLKYYNKIIIDNHNIIFHLFRGKRNLMLLDYNDCVNHFPFKPLINMYNIQGDEEIKKNNNINGKNEYLHEQNGKNENLHEQNGKNEYLHEQNGKNENLHEQNSQNVYLDEQNSQIQYLDEQNSQMNSQNNEINWKNCIYHFFMKTFFGKKDNNNNDGALKKIEIVKENNTDRNEWKKKKTILDNVYMGKTIRKIGQIENTFNYSIIDMHTHTSPCILHMHCLRNVDNIIHKMGLKNKYTSTWYSRIWYLFYSLKGTLNFNYFSLLFSTTVGFISFFLIYIKYVLQILIYIDNNFRTNKMLCLDKMMFLLNDIEFSCVFTFILSILYWIFYVFNKSILIE from the coding sequence ATGtcaaaagatgaaaaaataataatagaggTTCTAAAGGAAAAAATCGAAAAGACCAAATTACACGTTTTAACATTTGCTACTCATGAACAAGGCTATTTCAAAACATTAAAAGAAAGttgtaaaattttaaatatcgATTTAAAGGTTTTAGGAATGGGAATAAAATGGAAAGGTTTTATAGAGAAATTGATTAAGgtaaaagaatatttaaagTTATGTAACGATAAAGATATAATCCTTTTTGTAGATGGTTTTGATACATTTTTTGTTCAACCAGCAAATGTAATTATTGAAAGATATCTTATGAATTATgacaatttttttgtttgtacTAGTGAAGGTGCATATTCAAGTAATATCCTTTTTTTACGTATTATTGAAAAAATGCATTTGGTTTTTCACAAtagtatatttaaatataatgatcaTATGGAATGGGATTCTTTAcacataaaagaaaaatacaaaGATTTCAacttttttcataataatttaaatctATTAAATTCAGGTGGTTGGATAAGCAATGTCTTCTTAGCAAAAAAAGTTCTACAATATATACCTTCATTTATTGATAATGATCAAGTGTTTTTAACAAACTTATATTTGGattgtaattatttattGAAATTACAAGAAAAACAATCATTAAATGATACACATAGTAAAAGTGATTTAAATTTCAATGCTCAAAATaatttgaaatattataataaaattataattgataatcataatataattttccaTTTATTCCGAGGTAAACGTAATTTAATGTTGCTAGATTATAATGACTGTGTAAATCATTTCCCTTTTAAGCCTTtgattaatatgtataacatTCAAGGAgatgaagaaattaaaaaaaataataatataaatggtaaaaatgaatatttgcACGAACAAAATGGTAAAAATGAAAACTTGCACGAACAAAACggtaaaaatgaatatttgcACGAACAAAAtggtaaaaatgaaaatttgcATGAACAAAACAGCCAAAATGTATATTTGGATGAACAAAACAGCCAAATTCAATATTTGGATGAACAAAATAGCCAAATGAATTcacaaaataatgaaataaattggAAAAATTgcatatatcatttttttatgaaaactTTTTTTGGAaagaaagataataataataatgatggtgctttaaaaaaaatagaaattgTAAAAGAAAACAACACAGATAGAAATGAatggaagaagaaaaaaacaattttaGATAACGTATACATGGGAAAAACGATAAGAAAGATTGGACAAATTGAAAATACATTTAATTATTCTATAATTGATATGCACACACACACTTCGCCTTGCATTCTTCATATGCATTGTCTTAGAAATgttgataatataattcataaGATGGGTTTGAAAAATAAGTATACATCTACTTGGTATAGTCGTATTTGGTATTTGTTTTATAGTTTAAAAGGTACTTTGAATTTCAATTATTTTAGTCTTTTGTTTTCAACAACGGTTggttttatatctttttttttaatttatataaaatatgttttacaaattttaatatatatagataataatttCAGAACTAATAAAATGCTTTGTCTAGACAAAATGATGTTTTTATTGAATGATATTGAATTTTCATGTGTCttcacatttatattatctatattgtATTggatattttatgtatttaacAAATCTATATTGATAGAATAA
- a CDS encoding leucine-rich repeat protein: MSNEKGDIKEDNEEKLNVESVQNDKKENTLFDDIIPQHDYKRIRTNIINEEILIEGINKSYNLKREDIIKDFYYAKVLSLENRDIVLIQNMNLFKNLEELHLNNNLIEDLENLEELINLKILSASNNKIKKIKNLNNLYNLRELNLHNNEIERIENLNNNKKLQILILSNNYIKHIEDIIYLKCLDKLKFLNIINNPICNIPDLQNFVMKNLISIKYFNNIILSSIKKVDTKHIYIHPNEDLTIYKSSIIKEKGISKNENSNPYFYIKNNCSDIENYKKNISEAYLYELTTLPDTLFDEKKQPPIFKKIINYEKIKEIFLTDLREIHLGIIDKILLLNEDRKKCSYLFEEDVEKFISQYMLNNIEEYNKLKKRSKKVIHSLEVFLDHPKEFENMMMKKCPNYYKKNIEIKNKEQINNSVIKRFEEISKSLNLNIIKDDLLNLGEDKETETYITDEKTNICTNNNYIYVDKEKYNTIKIYIENNIKENIFFRDKLINDELMNIVALNNFIEIFKTNISKTIKRINDNITDYFKKLDKLEEKFNTQIINFFSEVKNNDHPSIVLSEDEINEYYSYKNYRSNIMNNLEDYISSSYNKAGSVLIEEKKKHLFLQSRDRIEEIGKIVNIYNDLFYSYLYIIRVE, from the exons ATGAGTAACGAAAAAGGAGATATTAAAGAAGAcaatgaagaaaaattaaatgttgAAAGTGTTCAGAATGATAAGAAAGAAAATACTCTATTTGATGATATAATACCACAACATgattataaaagaataagaacaaatattataaatgaagaaatattaattgaaggaataaataaatcatataatttaaaaagagAAGATATTATTAAAGATTTTTATTATGCTAAAGTGTTATCACTAGAAAATAGGGATATTGTCCttatacaaaatatgaaCCTATTCAaaa ATTTAGAGGAACTACATTTAAATAACAATTTAATAGAAGACCTTGAAAATTTAgaagaattaataaatttaaaaatattaagtgcatcaaataataaaataaaaaaaataaaaaacttaaataatttatataacttAAGAGAACTTAATTTACATAATAACGAAATAGAAAGAatagaaaatttaaataataacaaaaagttacaaatattaatattaagtaataattatataaaacatattgaagatattatttatttaaaatgtttggacaaattaaaatttttaaatataattaataatccTATATGTAATATTCCAGATCTCCAAAATTTTGTAATGAAGAATTTAATaagtataaaatattttaataatatcattttatcATCTATTAAAAAAGTAGAcacaaaacatatatatatacatccCAATGAAGATTTGACAATTTATAAATCATCcataattaaagaaaaaggaatatcaaaaaatgaaaattcaaatccatatttttatattaaaaataattgtagtgatatagaaaattataaaaaaaatataagtgaAGCTTATCTATATGAATTAACTACATTACCTGATACATTatttgatgaaaaaaaacagCCTcccatttttaaaaaaattattaactatgaaaaaattaaagaaatatttttaacagATCTGAGGGAAATACATTTAGGAATTAT TGATAAAATACTTCTTCTTAATGAGGATCGAAAAAAATGCTCCTACCTTTTTGAAGAAGACGTAGAAAAATTTATCTCCCAGTATATGTTAAACAATATTGAAgaatataacaaattaaagaaaagaTCCAAAAAGGTTATACATTCATTGGAAGTTTTTTTGGATCACCCCAAag aatttgaaaatatgatgatgaaaaaatgCCCTAATTactataaaaagaatatcgaaataaaaaataaagaacaaaTTAACAACAGTGTTATTAAAAGATTTGAAGAAATTTCGAAatctttaaatttaaatataattaaagatGATTTATTAAACCTTGGTGAAGATAAAGAAACAGAAACTTATATAACAGATGAGAAGACAAATATATgtactaataataattatatttatgttgataaagaaaaatataatactattaaaatatatatagaaaataatattaaagaaaatatattttttcgtgataaattaattaatgaCGAATTAATGAATATCGTTGctcttaataattttattgaaatatttaaaacaaaCATTTCTAAAActattaaaagaataaatgataacattacagattattttaaaaaattagataAACTAGAAGAAAAGTTTAATAcacaaattataaatttcttttcagaggtaaaaaataatgaccATCCATCAATTGTGTTaag TGAAGATGAAATAAACGAATATTATTCTTACAAAAATTATCGATctaatattatgaacaatTTAGAGGATTACATATCAAGTAGTTACAATAAAGCTGGCAGTGTTTtaattgaagaaaaaaaaaaacatttatttttacaatcAAGAGATAGAATTGAAGAAATAGGAAAAattgttaatatttataatgatttattttattcctaCTTGTATATAATACGTGTTGaatga